A stretch of the Bordetella genomosp. 8 genome encodes the following:
- a CDS encoding outer membrane protein assembly factor BamE: protein MIRPTSRRLKAVIAVGAVALALAGCSSGKWGFPYKAPVQQGNWITSEQVGLLRPGMTREQVRFALGSPTLTSVLHADRWDYPYYYKPGYGAAQERKFTVFFENDKLTRWEGDQQPAVQPYQLADGPSNSAGTNVPPPQPPAPAGTAPAGPTGAGLPAGVSGGSGTTANVNGTGGTPTTINGASTPAAPSQK, encoded by the coding sequence ATCATACGTCCCACTTCCCGCCGCTTGAAGGCGGTCATCGCAGTCGGTGCGGTCGCCCTTGCCCTGGCGGGATGCAGCTCCGGCAAATGGGGCTTCCCGTACAAGGCGCCGGTCCAGCAAGGCAACTGGATCACCAGCGAGCAGGTCGGTCTGCTGCGCCCCGGCATGACCCGGGAACAGGTGCGGTTCGCACTGGGCAGCCCCACGCTGACCAGCGTGCTGCACGCCGACCGCTGGGACTATCCCTACTACTACAAGCCCGGCTATGGCGCCGCCCAGGAACGCAAGTTCACCGTTTTCTTCGAAAACGACAAGCTGACCCGCTGGGAGGGCGACCAGCAGCCTGCCGTGCAGCCCTATCAGTTGGCCGACGGGCCGTCCAATTCGGCCGGCACCAACGTGCCGCCGCCGCAGCCACCGGCGCCCGCCGGTACCGCCCCGGCCGGCCCGACCGGCGCCGGCCTGCCCGCCGGCGTCAGCGGTGGCAGCGGCACGACCGCCAATGTCAATGGCACGGGCGGCACGCCCACGACCATCAATGGCGCCAGCACCCCGGCCGCGCCCAGCCAGAAGTAG
- the fur gene encoding ferric iron uptake transcriptional regulator — protein sequence MSDQSDLKTMGLKATFPRLKILDIFRKAEQRHLSAEDVYRALIAENVEIGLATVYRVLTQFEQAGILARSQFDSGKAVFELNDGDHHDHLICTNCGKVVEFNDIEIEKRQHKIAKDNSFLLESHAMVLYGTCGDCATRR from the coding sequence ATGAGCGATCAAAGCGACCTCAAGACCATGGGTTTGAAGGCGACCTTTCCGCGCCTCAAGATCCTGGACATTTTCCGTAAGGCAGAGCAGCGCCATCTTAGCGCGGAAGATGTATACCGTGCCCTGATCGCCGAAAACGTCGAGATCGGCCTTGCCACCGTCTACCGCGTACTCACGCAGTTCGAGCAGGCGGGCATCCTGGCGCGCAGCCAGTTCGATAGCGGCAAGGCCGTCTTCGAATTGAACGACGGCGACCACCACGATCATCTGATCTGCACCAACTGCGGAAAAGTGGTCGAATTCAACGATATCGAGATCGAAAAGCGCCAGCACAAGATCGCCAAGGACAACAGCTTTCTACTTGAAAGCCATGCGATGGTGCTCTACGGCACGTGCGGGGACTGCGCCACGCGCCGTTGA
- the dapB gene encoding 4-hydroxy-tetrahydrodipicolinate reductase: MRIAIAGAGGRMGRMLIEAVLNHPDMTLTVALDRAGSDQVGQDAGAFLGRDTGVAITGDLQALAGADCLIDFTRPEGTLDHLRACVRHGVKAVIGTTGFDEAGRAEIAKAAESIAIVFAPNMSVGVNATLRLLDMAARILNSGYDVEVFEAHHNKKVDAPSGTALKMGETIAQAWGVDLPDVATWTRHGETGVREPGTIGFSVVRGGDIVGDHTVYFCGIGERIEITHRSTSRATYAQGSLRAAAFLRDKTQGLFDMQKVLGL; the protein is encoded by the coding sequence ATGCGCATCGCCATTGCCGGCGCCGGCGGCCGGATGGGCCGCATGCTTATCGAAGCGGTCCTGAACCATCCCGACATGACGCTGACGGTCGCGCTCGACCGCGCGGGCAGCGACCAGGTCGGACAGGACGCCGGGGCCTTCCTGGGCCGCGATACCGGCGTGGCGATCACCGGTGACCTGCAGGCGCTGGCCGGCGCCGACTGCCTGATCGACTTCACGCGTCCGGAAGGCACGCTGGACCATCTGCGGGCCTGCGTGCGGCATGGCGTCAAGGCGGTGATCGGCACCACGGGCTTCGACGAAGCCGGCCGCGCCGAGATCGCCAAGGCGGCTGAAAGCATCGCCATCGTATTCGCGCCGAACATGAGCGTGGGCGTCAACGCGACGCTGCGCCTGCTGGACATGGCGGCACGCATCCTGAATTCGGGCTATGACGTGGAAGTGTTCGAAGCGCATCACAACAAGAAGGTGGATGCGCCATCGGGCACCGCGTTGAAGATGGGCGAAACCATCGCGCAGGCCTGGGGCGTGGACTTGCCCGACGTGGCCACGTGGACGCGGCATGGCGAGACGGGCGTGCGGGAACCGGGCACCATCGGGTTTTCCGTCGTGCGCGGCGGGGACATCGTCGGCGATCACACGGTGTACTTCTGCGGCATCGGCGAGCGCATCGAGATCACGCACCGCAGCACCAGCCGCGCAACATACGCGCAAGGCAGCCTGCGCGCCGCCGCCTTCCTGCGCGACAAGACGCAGGGGCTGTTCGATATGCAGAAGGTACTGGGACTGTAG